One Deinococcus ruber DNA window includes the following coding sequences:
- a CDS encoding APC family permease, translating to MTASPPPTPPPTSPFKRWLLEDANQTPEAEGFYEDAQAAEAQHHTHAWWQVMCLTGVDYFSTLGYQPGIAALAAGALSPFATLVLVLVTLFGALPMYRRVAQESPHGDGSISMLERLLSFWPSKLLVLALLGFVATGFVITITLSAADAAAHMTENPLLKSALEGKQLIVTMALILALGAVFLKGFKEAIGIAVVIVIAYLSLSSVVVVKGLMLVMAQPHLFSDWFAALGHAYASPLALIGAALLVFPQLALGLSGFETGVVVMPLIKGDATDTEHAPTGRIRNGKKLLTTAALIMSVFLIASSVVTTLLIPAAAFQPGGAANGRALAYLAHTQLGEIFGTAYDVSTIAILWFAGASAMAGLLNIVPRYLPRYGMAPDWARMSRPLVLVFISIALLVTLAFKANVDEQAGAYATGVLALMTSAAVAVTLSALRHKERGLTVAFTLISAVFIYTSAVTIISRPEGLLIALLFIAVILAVSIASRVQRSFELRVSSVIFDDSAKTLLREFPIRPLRLVAHDVGPSTPQDYAEAELEARQMAHLPDGVPFIFLEIQVDDASEFSDVVEVTGVRVGPYSVLRAQGSSVPNAIAALMLNLRGKGAPPQVYMRWSDDSPLSLTLRFLLAGQGDVPPLTHEILRRAEPDMNRRPIVHVGG from the coding sequence ATGACCGCTTCGCCTCCTCCGACACCCCCGCCGACTTCGCCCTTCAAGCGCTGGCTTCTGGAGGACGCCAACCAGACGCCGGAAGCGGAGGGATTTTACGAAGATGCACAGGCAGCGGAGGCGCAGCACCACACGCATGCGTGGTGGCAGGTGATGTGTCTGACGGGGGTGGATTACTTTTCCACGCTGGGCTATCAGCCGGGCATCGCGGCGCTGGCGGCAGGGGCGCTGTCGCCCTTCGCGACGCTGGTGCTGGTGTTGGTCACGCTGTTCGGCGCACTGCCGATGTACCGGCGGGTGGCGCAGGAAAGTCCGCACGGCGACGGCAGTATCAGCATGCTCGAACGGCTGCTGAGCTTCTGGCCGAGCAAGCTGCTGGTGCTGGCACTGCTGGGCTTCGTCGCCACCGGGTTTGTCATCACCATCACCCTCTCCGCCGCTGACGCCGCCGCCCACATGACCGAAAATCCTCTGCTTAAATCTGCGCTTGAGGGCAAGCAACTCATCGTGACGATGGCCCTGATTCTGGCGTTGGGTGCGGTGTTTCTGAAGGGGTTCAAAGAGGCCATCGGCATCGCGGTCGTCATCGTCATCGCTTATCTGAGCCTCAGTTCGGTGGTGGTCGTCAAGGGCCTGATGCTGGTGATGGCGCAGCCGCACCTGTTTTCGGACTGGTTCGCGGCGCTGGGGCATGCCTATGCCAGCCCGCTGGCCCTGATCGGTGCCGCGCTGCTGGTATTTCCACAACTCGCTCTGGGGTTGTCGGGGTTCGAGACGGGCGTGGTCGTGATGCCGCTGATCAAGGGCGACGCCACCGACACCGAACACGCTCCTACGGGCCGCATTCGCAACGGGAAGAAACTGTTGACGACGGCGGCGCTGATCATGAGCGTGTTTCTGATCGCCAGCAGTGTGGTGACCACGCTGCTGATTCCAGCCGCCGCGTTTCAGCCGGGCGGCGCGGCCAACGGGCGGGCGCTGGCGTATCTGGCACACACACAGCTGGGTGAGATTTTCGGCACCGCGTATGACGTGAGCACCATCGCGATTCTGTGGTTCGCAGGCGCGTCGGCAATGGCCGGTCTGCTGAACATCGTGCCGCGCTACCTCCCACGCTACGGCATGGCCCCCGACTGGGCCAGAATGAGCCGCCCATTGGTGCTGGTGTTCATCAGCATCGCCCTGCTGGTCACGCTGGCCTTTAAAGCCAATGTGGACGAGCAGGCCGGGGCATACGCGACGGGCGTGCTGGCGCTGATGACCTCCGCCGCCGTCGCCGTGACCCTCTCGGCGCTCCGCCACAAGGAGCGGGGCCTCACCGTCGCCTTTACCCTCATCAGCGCCGTCTTCATCTACACCAGTGCTGTCACCATCATCAGTCGCCCGGAAGGTCTGTTGATCGCGCTGCTGTTCATCGCGGTCATTCTGGCGGTCAGCATCGCGTCGCGGGTCCAGCGCTCCTTCGAGTTGCGTGTCAGCAGCGTGATATTCGACGACTCTGCCAAGACGTTGCTGCGTGAATTTCCGATTCGCCCGTTGCGGCTGGTGGCGCATGATGTAGGGCCAAGCACGCCTCAGGATTACGCAGAGGCCGAACTGGAAGCGCGGCAGATGGCGCACCTGCCCGACGGTGTTCCGTTCATTTTTCTGGAAATTCAGGTGGATGACGCGTCCGAGTTCAGCGATGTGGTCGAGGTGACTGGCGTACGGGTCGGGCCGTACAGCGTGCTGCGGGCGCAGGGATCAAGCGTTCCCAATGCTATCGCTGCGCTGATGTTGAACCTGCGCGGGAAGGGTGCGCCCCCGCAGGTGTACATGCGCTGGAGTGACGACAGTCCGCTGAGCCTGACGCTGCGTTTTCTGCTGGCCGGACAGGGCGATGTTCCGCCGCTCACCCACGAGATCTTGAGGCGAGCCGAACCCGATATGAACCGCCGTCCCATCGTGCATGTGGGCGGCTGA
- a CDS encoding PP2C family serine/threonine-protein phosphatase, with protein MWRRWRVVGASVRGTAHVQSGAECQDASLWRLVDSAQGVPTLLLTASDGAGSAAHSAEAAQLVCAALLDELERLSRRDGFDLAELNAHTLLAGLRAALEGHADEHGYLLRDLACTLLVGVVVPGAAWFMQVGDGAIVMQSGAELRLHVWPDSGEYANQTYFVTDVPHSHVHEALYSGDWRRVALLTDGLQGLALSSAGRVPHAPFFEPVFRTLEQAQDGWPEYLGSGLRQFLDSPAVNARTSDDKTLLLACALDVPEVAIDIPDISEHLETDVLAEAGPPA; from the coding sequence ATGTGGAGACGCTGGCGAGTCGTGGGAGCGTCGGTGCGCGGTACCGCGCATGTGCAGTCGGGTGCCGAGTGTCAGGACGCCTCGCTGTGGCGCTTGGTGGACAGCGCCCAGGGTGTGCCAACCTTGCTGCTGACGGCCAGCGACGGTGCGGGCAGTGCGGCGCATTCGGCAGAAGCCGCGCAACTCGTGTGCGCCGCACTGCTGGACGAACTGGAGCGCCTGAGCCGCCGCGACGGTTTCGATCTGGCCGAGCTGAATGCCCATACCCTGCTGGCGGGCCTGCGTGCCGCATTGGAAGGCCACGCCGACGAACACGGCTATCTGCTGCGCGATCTGGCCTGCACGCTGCTGGTGGGGGTCGTGGTGCCCGGCGCGGCGTGGTTCATGCAGGTTGGTGACGGGGCTATCGTGATGCAGAGTGGCGCTGAACTGCGGCTGCACGTGTGGCCCGATAGCGGCGAGTACGCCAATCAGACCTATTTTGTGACCGATGTGCCGCACAGCCACGTGCATGAAGCCCTGTATTCCGGCGACTGGCGGCGGGTGGCGCTGCTGACAGACGGCCTTCAGGGATTGGCGCTGTCGAGTGCGGGCCGCGTCCCCCACGCACCGTTTTTCGAGCCGGTCTTCCGCACGCTGGAACAGGCCCAGGACGGCTGGCCCGAGTATCTGGGCAGCGGGCTGAGGCAGTTTCTGGATTCTCCGGCGGTGAATGCACGTACCAGTGACGACAAGACGCTGCTGCTGGCGTGTGCGCTGGACGTGCCGGAAGTCGCCATAGACATTCCAGACATTTCGGAGCACCTGGAAACAGACGTGCTGGCCGAGGCGGGGCCGCCCGCATGA
- a CDS encoding vWA domain-containing protein: MTDPAFSQIPFALAEFADNPEPRCPVLLLVDTSGSMSGAAIAELNEGLQAFRRELGADDLAMKRCEIALVTFGPVKTVSEFTSAEHFVPPTLQAAGNTPMGAAITHGLGLLRQRKELIRQNGIGMYRPWVFLITDGAPTDAWQAAAEAVRRGEEARSFAFFAVGVKGADMGILSQLSVREPLRLDGLKFREMFVWLSASLRAVSQSTPGDAVSLASPKGWAEL, translated from the coding sequence ATGACCGACCCGGCATTTTCTCAGATCCCGTTTGCGCTCGCCGAGTTTGCCGACAACCCGGAGCCGCGCTGTCCGGTGTTGTTGCTCGTTGATACGAGTGGGAGCATGAGCGGCGCAGCTATCGCCGAGCTGAACGAGGGCCTGCAAGCGTTTCGGCGCGAACTTGGAGCCGATGATCTGGCAATGAAGCGCTGCGAGATCGCGCTGGTGACCTTTGGGCCAGTCAAGACCGTCAGCGAATTCACGTCGGCAGAGCATTTTGTGCCGCCCACATTGCAGGCAGCAGGAAATACACCGATGGGCGCTGCAATCACGCATGGTCTGGGCCTGTTGCGTCAGCGTAAAGAACTGATCCGTCAGAACGGGATCGGCATGTACCGTCCCTGGGTCTTTCTGATCACCGACGGCGCACCGACCGATGCGTGGCAGGCGGCAGCCGAAGCCGTCAGGCGCGGTGAGGAGGCCAGGTCGTTCGCCTTCTTTGCGGTGGGTGTAAAGGGCGCAGATATGGGCATTCTGTCGCAGCTGAGCGTGCGTGAGCCGCTGCGTCTGGATGGCCTGAAATTCCGTGAGATGTTCGTGTGGTTGTCGGCCAGTCTGCGGGCCGTGTCGCAGAGCACACCGGGCGACGCGGTTTCGCTTGCCAGCCCTAAAGGTTGGGCCGAACTGTAA
- a CDS encoding replication initiator protein A produces the protein MTLEHRNFADELNLARLNLISALDIADGLREWSVTTSQGERVVNVKCQALPEYGVPHGVDNDVNTAILALYGEQGQPMDGKLTVSASRLLKLAGFRRTGPYYEMLRISLERLRTTSYRISGGWRDHPKRRWSNVGFSILNKVEYSSSIGGQFDERTIITLTLAEEIVNSILGGYTKPLDLEFMHSLSRPRTRILYRVLDATRINPERPDEMVDILDVNIVEWADQCKMACTRLQDVRRALAGPHEELIRKGYLRDVAYSGRGKDQRITYHFTRQFVALPPALMARFRKYGVADGVLHLLAREMSPVSLTAAVDDFERRVAAGMQIKKTHAAALVHFIKNPDQYIVRQVMGEPVEGAPKVARKASAELERPNTQELLRAMSAEDRSEYLIKQLNLLYRNKLRPHELDTLKQGVLVGKLDAASVMEEAIAALGRIEGDRFMTELKAVLDAMVLE, from the coding sequence ATGACACTCGAACACCGCAACTTTGCAGATGAACTCAACCTCGCCCGCCTGAATCTGATCAGCGCCCTGGATATCGCAGATGGCCTGCGAGAATGGTCGGTGACCACCAGTCAGGGTGAGCGGGTGGTCAATGTCAAGTGCCAGGCGTTGCCAGAATATGGCGTGCCACACGGTGTCGATAACGACGTGAACACAGCCATCCTCGCTCTGTACGGCGAGCAGGGGCAGCCGATGGACGGCAAGCTGACTGTCAGCGCGTCACGGCTCTTGAAACTGGCTGGATTTCGCCGCACTGGCCCCTACTACGAGATGCTGCGAATCAGCCTCGAACGGCTGCGAACCACGTCCTACCGCATCTCAGGCGGCTGGCGCGATCATCCGAAGCGGCGCTGGAGCAATGTCGGTTTCAGCATTCTGAACAAGGTCGAGTACAGCAGCAGCATCGGTGGACAGTTCGACGAGCGCACCATCATCACCCTGACACTGGCTGAGGAGATCGTAAATTCAATCCTGGGCGGCTACACCAAGCCGCTCGACCTGGAATTCATGCACAGCCTCTCGCGGCCCCGCACACGTATCCTGTACCGCGTGCTGGACGCCACGCGCATCAATCCAGAGCGCCCTGACGAGATGGTAGACATCCTGGACGTGAACATCGTGGAGTGGGCTGATCAATGCAAAATGGCCTGCACTCGTCTCCAGGACGTGCGCCGTGCCCTGGCCGGTCCCCATGAAGAGTTGATTCGAAAGGGATATCTGCGCGATGTGGCGTATTCGGGGCGCGGCAAAGATCAGCGCATCACTTATCATTTCACCCGGCAGTTCGTTGCCCTTCCACCTGCGCTGATGGCGCGTTTTCGCAAATACGGAGTCGCTGACGGCGTGCTGCACCTGCTTGCCCGGGAGATGTCGCCGGTCAGCCTGACTGCTGCTGTTGATGACTTCGAGCGCCGTGTGGCTGCCGGGATGCAGATCAAAAAAACGCACGCTGCCGCACTGGTGCATTTCATCAAGAATCCTGATCAGTACATCGTTCGTCAGGTAATGGGCGAACCGGTGGAAGGCGCACCTAAGGTTGCCCGTAAGGCGTCGGCAGAGCTGGAACGGCCCAATACTCAGGAACTGCTCCGAGCGATGTCGGCTGAAGACCGCAGTGAGTACCTGATCAAACAACTGAATCTGCTGTACCGGAACAAGCTGCGCCCACACGAGCTGGATACCCTGAAACAGGGTGTGTTGGTCGGCAAGCTCGACGCGGCTTCCGTGATGGAGGAGGCCATCGCTGCTCTGGGTCGTATCGAGGGCGACCGTTTCATGACCGAGCTGAAAGCGGTGCTGGACGCGATGGTGCTGGAGTGA